A stretch of the Tachysurus fulvidraco isolate hzauxx_2018 chromosome 18, HZAU_PFXX_2.0, whole genome shotgun sequence genome encodes the following:
- the LOC125139449 gene encoding CMRF35-like molecule 3, whose translation MKILLIFTFFLIPAGTDAVTIVTGYRGRSVQIKCPYESGYEDDKKYLCRGKCYVGNRDIPVHSGSPAKDPRFSLYDDKTARVFTVTITDLRPEDGNTYWCAIDRKLSLDSYTEILLQVKTDVFLINPSHFYSSSFYMAQEKMYFVKNKQFTLE comes from the exons atgaagatcctcctcatcttcaccttCTTCCTGATTCCAG CTGGTACTGATGCTGTAACTATAGTAACTGGATACAGAGGAAGATCGGTTCAGATTAAATGTCCCTATGAATCTGGATATGAAGATGACAAGAAGTATCTCTGCAGAGGTAAATGTTATGTGGGGAATAGAGACATTCCTGTTCATTCTGGATCTCCTGCTAAAGACCCCAGATTTTCTCTGTATGATGACAAAACAGCCCGAGTCTTCACCGTCACCATCACTGATCTGAGACCTGAGGATGGAAACACTTACTGGTGTGCGATAGATCGGAAATTATCGCTTGATAGTTACACAGAGATTCTACTGCAGGTTAAAACAG ATGTTTTTCTCATCAATCCATCTCATTTTTACTCTTCATCTTTTTATATGGCACAAGAGAAAATGTACTTTGTAAAAAATAAGCAGTTTACATTGGAGTGA